A single genomic interval of Microbacterium sp. BLY harbors:
- a CDS encoding sodium:proton antiporter produces the protein MEAGIFYVLVGAVAVAAIARWRGWPAPLLVTVVALAASFLPVVPEMEIDGHLLLSLVLPPLLYSAALDVSFVGFKRSLPQIRRLGIWLVLLTAFAVGLVAWWILPSLTLPGALLLGAIVAPPDAVSAAAIGRRLGLPRRIMTVLSGESLINDATSLTLYRVFAAILAGATVSIGGGVGQFVLAVGVGVGIGLVFGIVLHQLRMRIGDPVVIGTFGLLAPFGAYNIAEHLLGSGVLAVVAMGLFVGFNAPRTDYTTRQQEAPLWLSADLLLESFVFAYIGLQFPRVLNDLGSESVGHILLLSGAVLLVVLVVRPLYIYPISAWSNFQDRRRLARMDRGIASGEFDERRRRSRRWRDQSTDELRTQIVRERMAGLRLTWKDNAVISWAGMRGVVTLAIAVAAADLAGLDTEAAHAIVVVAFIVTVGTLLLQGLTLPLLIRRLEIAGDEEHEEDVAALETVKAKSREAGKAYLAEKRREWEQKHGEVDLGMFDAFTKRMTRVEKDTDDAQQVEDAVARPSYDDLVALTKGWLQVRREILVAERDAGDLDEEVMRELLAAMDAEELALDTRGATRPLRRN, from the coding sequence ATGGAAGCCGGGATCTTCTACGTCCTCGTCGGAGCTGTCGCCGTCGCCGCGATCGCGCGCTGGCGGGGATGGCCCGCCCCGCTGCTGGTGACCGTCGTCGCGCTCGCCGCGTCGTTCCTGCCCGTGGTGCCGGAGATGGAGATCGACGGGCATCTGCTGCTGAGCCTCGTGCTGCCGCCGCTGCTCTACTCGGCGGCGCTCGACGTGTCGTTCGTGGGGTTCAAGCGGAGCCTCCCGCAGATCCGCCGTCTCGGGATCTGGCTCGTCCTGCTGACCGCGTTCGCTGTCGGGCTCGTGGCCTGGTGGATCCTGCCGTCGCTCACCCTGCCGGGGGCGCTCCTGCTCGGGGCCATCGTCGCCCCGCCGGACGCGGTGTCGGCGGCGGCGATCGGTCGTCGTCTCGGGCTTCCCCGCCGCATCATGACGGTGCTGTCGGGCGAGAGCCTCATCAACGACGCCACCTCGCTCACCCTCTACCGGGTGTTCGCCGCGATCCTCGCGGGGGCGACCGTGTCGATCGGGGGCGGTGTCGGGCAGTTCGTCCTCGCAGTCGGGGTGGGGGTGGGCATCGGGCTCGTCTTCGGGATCGTGCTGCACCAGCTCCGGATGCGCATCGGCGACCCGGTCGTGATCGGCACGTTCGGCCTGCTCGCTCCCTTCGGCGCCTACAACATCGCGGAGCACCTGCTCGGCTCCGGCGTCCTCGCGGTCGTCGCGATGGGGCTCTTCGTGGGCTTCAACGCGCCGCGCACCGACTACACGACCCGGCAGCAGGAGGCGCCGCTGTGGCTGTCGGCCGACCTGCTGCTGGAGAGCTTCGTGTTCGCGTACATCGGCCTCCAGTTCCCGCGGGTGCTCAACGACCTCGGCAGCGAGTCGGTCGGGCACATCCTCCTGCTCTCCGGAGCGGTGCTGCTCGTGGTGCTGGTCGTTCGGCCGCTCTACATCTATCCGATCAGCGCGTGGTCGAACTTCCAGGACCGTCGCCGGTTGGCGCGCATGGATCGGGGGATCGCCTCCGGGGAGTTCGACGAGCGTCGACGGCGGTCCCGACGGTGGCGCGATCAGAGCACCGACGAGTTGCGGACGCAGATCGTGCGGGAGCGCATGGCGGGGCTGCGGCTCACCTGGAAGGACAACGCCGTCATCTCCTGGGCGGGTATGCGCGGGGTGGTGACCCTCGCGATCGCCGTCGCCGCCGCCGATCTGGCCGGGCTCGACACCGAGGCCGCGCACGCGATCGTCGTCGTCGCGTTCATCGTCACCGTGGGCACGCTGCTGCTGCAGGGGCTCACGCTGCCGCTGCTCATCCGGCGCCTGGAGATCGCGGGGGACGAGGAGCACGAGGAGGATGTGGCGGCCCTGGAGACCGTCAAGGCCAAGAGTCGTGAGGCCGGCAAGGCGTACCTCGCCGAGAAGCGCCGGGAGTGGGAGCAGAAGCACGGCGAGGTCGACCTCGGGATGTTCGACGCGTTCACGAAGCGCATGACCCGGGTGGAGAAGGACACCGACGACGCCCAGCAGGTGGAGGACGCCGTCGCCCGTCCGTCCTACGACGACCTCGTCGCGCTGACGAAGGGATGGCTGCAGGTGCGGCGGGAGATCCTCGTGGCGGAGCGCGATGCGGGCGACCTCGACGAGGAGGTCATGCGGGAGCTGCTCGCCGCGATGGATGCGGAGGAGCTCGCTCTCGACACCCGCGGCGCGACTCGCCCCCTGCGCCGCAACTGA
- a CDS encoding MerR family transcriptional regulator yields MTARDSRTPLYGIAVAAQLVDLPEATIRLFESKGLLAPARSDGGTRRYSDDDITRLRRAAALRGDGINIAGIARVLDLQDENAGLREALDAENTAGRERPATP; encoded by the coding sequence ATGACCGCCCGCGACTCGCGTACCCCGCTCTACGGCATCGCCGTGGCCGCCCAGCTCGTCGACCTCCCGGAGGCGACGATCCGGCTCTTCGAGAGCAAGGGGCTCCTCGCGCCCGCTCGCAGCGACGGCGGCACGCGCCGGTACAGCGACGACGACATCACGCGGCTGCGCCGGGCGGCCGCACTCCGCGGGGACGGCATCAACATCGCCGGGATCGCCCGCGTGCTCGACCTGCAGGACGAGAACGCGGGCCTTCGGGAGGCCCTCGACGCCGAGAACACCGCCGGTCGCGAACGCCCCGCGACCCCCTGA
- a CDS encoding Hsp20/alpha crystallin family protein yields the protein MALTFDPFSQLDRFAASVLDSVRAPRSMPVDLYRDGDRYILHADLPGADPGSIDVDLDGGQLTIRAQRTADTREGVRWLARERGAGSFLRQFSLGDGVDLDNISASYESGVLSVVIPVSERAKPRKITVESGEQRQAIDA from the coding sequence ATGGCACTGACCTTCGACCCCTTCAGCCAGCTCGATCGCTTCGCCGCGAGCGTGTTGGACTCCGTGCGCGCACCCCGGTCGATGCCGGTGGACCTGTACCGCGACGGTGACCGCTACATCCTCCACGCCGATCTCCCGGGGGCGGACCCCGGCTCCATCGACGTCGACCTCGACGGCGGCCAGCTCACGATCCGCGCCCAGCGGACGGCCGACACGCGCGAAGGCGTCCGCTGGCTCGCCCGCGAGCGTGGCGCCGGATCGTTCCTCCGCCAGTTCTCGCTCGGCGACGGCGTCGACCTGGACAACATCAGCGCCTCCTACGAGAGCGGCGTGCTGTCCGTCGTGATCCCGGTCAGCGAGCGCGCGAAGCCGCGCAAGATCACCGTCGAGTCCGGCGAACAGCGCCAGGCCATCGACGCCTGA
- a CDS encoding DUF2795 domain-containing protein codes for MALSPTLDRFLADMEYPATRDDLLREAAREGLPADDRAALRDLPEQSFSAAWLIRYRLARAALADALTPSSPLAA; via the coding sequence ATGGCCCTCTCCCCCACCCTCGACCGCTTCCTCGCCGACATGGAGTACCCGGCGACCCGCGATGACCTCCTGCGCGAAGCCGCACGGGAAGGGCTCCCCGCCGACGACCGCGCCGCACTGCGCGACCTTCCGGAGCAGAGTTTCAGCGCCGCCTGGCTCATCCGCTACCGGCTCGCGCGCGCCGCCCTCGCCGACGCGCTGACCCCTTCGTCGCCCCTCGCCGCCTAG
- a CDS encoding LLM class flavin-dependent oxidoreductase, whose protein sequence is MNDVALSVLDLVPVRSGQTSAEAITASLTLAETADRLGYRRFWFAEHHNMPAVASTTPPVLIAAAATRTSRLRLGSGGVMLPNHAPLIVAEQFAALEAIAPGRIDLGLGRAPGSDPVITQLLRGSGTTSDVEQFPRHVQDIAALFTTEGATVRFTSGGEYTVRATPAATGVPEVWLLGSSDYSAQLAASLGLPYVFANHFSGQGLERALDLYRTNYRPSEEHPEPRTFLTVNAVAAPTAEEAEDRALPQLRMMARLRLNQPLVPLETVEQALAAEHDAATDQVVEAARSRWFVGTGETVAADVRAFAARFGVDEVMLSPVAGAYDAEPRDAAPGRTQTLELISAA, encoded by the coding sequence ATGAACGACGTCGCCCTCTCCGTCCTCGACCTCGTGCCGGTCCGCTCCGGCCAGACCAGCGCCGAGGCCATCACCGCTTCCCTCACCCTCGCCGAGACCGCCGACCGGCTCGGATACCGACGCTTCTGGTTCGCCGAGCACCACAACATGCCCGCCGTCGCGTCCACCACGCCGCCGGTCCTCATCGCGGCCGCGGCGACCCGCACCTCCCGCCTGCGCCTCGGGTCCGGCGGCGTCATGCTGCCCAACCACGCGCCGCTGATCGTGGCGGAGCAGTTCGCGGCGCTCGAGGCGATCGCCCCCGGACGCATCGACCTGGGTCTGGGCCGCGCCCCCGGCAGCGACCCGGTGATCACCCAGCTGCTCCGCGGATCCGGCACCACCAGCGACGTCGAGCAGTTCCCGCGGCACGTGCAGGACATCGCCGCCCTCTTCACCACCGAGGGCGCCACCGTGCGCTTCACCTCCGGCGGCGAGTACACCGTGCGGGCCACCCCCGCCGCGACCGGGGTCCCCGAGGTGTGGCTGCTGGGATCGAGCGACTACTCCGCGCAGCTCGCCGCCTCCCTGGGGCTGCCGTACGTCTTCGCGAACCACTTCTCCGGACAGGGTCTCGAGCGCGCGCTCGACCTGTACCGCACGAACTACCGTCCGAGCGAAGAGCACCCGGAGCCGCGGACCTTCCTCACCGTCAACGCCGTCGCGGCCCCGACCGCCGAGGAGGCCGAGGACCGCGCCCTGCCGCAGCTGCGGATGATGGCGCGACTCCGGCTCAACCAGCCGCTCGTCCCGTTGGAGACCGTCGAACAGGCCCTCGCCGCGGAGCACGACGCCGCGACCGACCAGGTCGTCGAGGCCGCGCGATCCCGATGGTTCGTCGGCACGGGTGAGACCGTCGCCGCCGACGTCCGCGCCTTCGCCGCCCGCTTCGGGGTCGACGAGGTCATGCTCTCCCCGGTCGCCGGCGCCTACGACGCGGAGCCCCGCGACGCCGCTCCCGGCCGCACCCAGACCCTGGAACTCATCTCCGCCGCCTGA
- a CDS encoding endonuclease domain-containing protein: MRHRTPLPPDLGTAFAVRDAAARGVGRKRYSSRDLARPFAGVRAIRTPTTFDQQIACYLPRLRDGQAFAGRTALRLWGIPIPARWTPSEPLDVAVPTGTSPPRTPGVRGRRVAPDRIEVWRVRGAPVLDPMSAVFLCARELAAPALTVALDALLTGSDAYPGLYAALPVASVSDIEERLAWWGRFPGCGRIRDGLRLARPGVESPKETETRLLLGRFGLPEPAVQHVVRAGGRFLARVDLAYPECRIAIEYEGDGHRTDRDQWRVDVRRQRDLEDHGWLVIRVTELDFRDGGEALAARVHRALARGGGHSG, from the coding sequence ATGCGACACCGGACTCCTCTCCCTCCCGACCTCGGGACCGCCTTCGCCGTGCGTGACGCCGCCGCGAGAGGCGTCGGCCGAAAGCGGTACTCCAGCCGGGACCTCGCACGGCCCTTCGCCGGGGTCCGGGCGATCCGGACCCCGACGACGTTCGACCAGCAGATCGCCTGCTATCTGCCCCGCCTGCGCGACGGACAGGCGTTCGCCGGACGGACGGCCCTGCGCCTGTGGGGCATCCCCATCCCGGCCCGGTGGACGCCCTCGGAGCCGCTCGATGTGGCCGTCCCGACCGGCACGTCGCCGCCGCGCACCCCGGGCGTCCGCGGCCGCCGCGTCGCACCCGACCGGATCGAGGTGTGGCGCGTCCGCGGAGCCCCGGTCCTCGACCCGATGTCCGCGGTCTTCCTCTGCGCGCGAGAACTCGCGGCTCCGGCGCTGACGGTCGCGCTCGACGCGCTTCTCACCGGCAGCGACGCCTACCCCGGCCTGTACGCGGCGCTCCCTGTCGCGAGCGTCTCGGACATCGAGGAGCGCCTGGCGTGGTGGGGACGATTCCCGGGATGCGGGCGCATTCGCGACGGGCTCCGGCTCGCGCGCCCCGGCGTCGAGTCGCCGAAGGAGACCGAGACCCGTCTCCTTCTCGGGCGATTCGGACTGCCCGAGCCCGCCGTTCAGCACGTCGTCCGGGCGGGCGGCCGATTCCTCGCCCGGGTCGACCTCGCCTACCCGGAGTGCCGCATCGCGATCGAGTACGAAGGGGACGGCCATCGGACGGACCGTGATCAATGGCGGGTCGACGTCCGACGCCAGCGCGACCTCGAGGATCACGGGTGGCTCGTGATCCGGGTGACCGAGCTCGACTTCCGCGACGGCGGCGAAGCGCTCGCGGCACGGGTGCACCGAGCCCTCGCGAGGGGCGGAGGGCACAGCGGATGA
- a CDS encoding methyltransferase — MSTKTLALWVAYGTNGVVGSIRHDEAGYVVTMAGADAATGTYPTLASAKGALHARMLPGSAWPRFQEH; from the coding sequence ATGAGCACCAAGACACTCGCACTCTGGGTCGCCTACGGAACGAACGGCGTCGTGGGCAGCATCCGCCATGACGAGGCCGGCTACGTGGTGACCATGGCGGGAGCGGACGCCGCCACCGGCACCTATCCCACCCTCGCCTCCGCGAAGGGCGCCCTGCACGCACGCATGCTCCCCGGCAGCGCGTGGCCGCGGTTCCAGGAGCACTGA
- the pheA gene encoding prephenate dehydratase, with protein sequence MRECDESPRDRLNAVTARRTYSYLGPAGTFTEAALDQVAEARGQEWRPVHNVGEALADVLEGRSDAAMIAIENSIEGGVSTTQDALATLPGLRIIGEYLVQVNFVLVAPRGTTLDQVEVIAAHPVAYAQCHGWLGEHLPTHSHVPAASNVASAIGVLDGTSPAQAAIAAPGIVQHYDVEVLAEGIGDNAAAVTRFVLVTRTTRSPAPTGADKTSLIVELPHDHPGSLLEMLEQFSTRGINLSLIESRPIGDELGRYRFVIDADGHIEHERMADALLGIRRFSPRVVFLGSYPRADRQIVQYPDRYSDEVFIEARDWLRGILSGEPES encoded by the coding sequence ATGCGGGAATGCGATGAGTCACCGAGGGATAGGCTGAACGCCGTGACCGCACGCCGCACCTACAGCTACCTCGGACCAGCCGGAACCTTCACGGAGGCGGCCCTCGACCAGGTGGCGGAGGCCCGGGGCCAGGAGTGGCGCCCCGTGCACAACGTGGGCGAGGCGCTCGCGGACGTGCTGGAGGGCCGCAGCGACGCGGCGATGATCGCCATCGAGAACTCCATCGAGGGCGGTGTCTCCACCACGCAGGATGCGCTGGCGACCCTCCCCGGCCTGCGCATCATCGGCGAGTATCTCGTGCAGGTGAACTTCGTGCTCGTCGCGCCCCGGGGGACCACGCTCGACCAGGTCGAGGTCATCGCCGCGCACCCCGTCGCCTACGCGCAGTGCCACGGCTGGCTCGGCGAGCACCTCCCGACGCACTCGCACGTGCCGGCGGCGAGCAACGTCGCCTCCGCGATCGGCGTGCTCGACGGCACCTCGCCGGCGCAGGCGGCGATCGCCGCGCCCGGGATCGTGCAGCACTACGACGTGGAGGTGCTGGCGGAGGGCATCGGGGACAACGCGGCCGCCGTCACGCGGTTCGTGCTGGTGACCCGGACCACCCGTTCCCCCGCGCCGACCGGAGCCGACAAGACCTCGCTGATCGTGGAGCTCCCGCACGACCACCCCGGCTCCCTGCTGGAGATGCTGGAGCAGTTCTCGACCCGCGGCATCAACCTCTCTCTCATCGAGTCCCGGCCGATCGGCGACGAGCTCGGTCGGTACCGGTTCGTCATCGACGCGGACGGTCACATCGAGCACGAGCGGATGGCCGACGCGCTCCTCGGGATCCGCCGCTTCAGCCCGCGCGTGGTGTTTCTCGGCTCGTATCCCCGGGCCGACCGGCAGATCGTGCAGTATCCGGACCGCTACTCCGACGAGGTCTTCATCGAAGCGCGCGACTGGCTCCGCGGTATCCTCTCCGGCGAACCCGAGTCCTGA
- the pgm gene encoding phosphoglucomutase (alpha-D-glucose-1,6-bisphosphate-dependent) produces MSSRAGLPAEESDLIDVDELIAAYYDRVPNPDVAAERVVFGTSGHRGSSLTNSFNEHHILATTQAIVDYRAAQGITGPLFLGRDTHALSLPAERSAIEVLLANGVDVRVDARDSWVPTPALSHAILTYNRGRAADDPGRADGIVVTPSHNPPRDGGFKYNPPHGGPADTDATGWIADRANQLIAGGLSDVRRERFADVDWDAITGYDFRDAYVRDLPSIIDFEAIRRAGVRIGADPLGGASVEYWSLIAEMHDIDLTVVNPEVDPTWRFMTLDWDEKIRMDPSSPSAMAALVAKKGDYDILTGNDADADRHGIVTPDAGLMNPNHYLAVAIDYLFSHREHWPRDAAVGKTLVSSMIIDRVAESLGRRLLEVPVGFKWFVPGLLDGSVAFGGEESAGASFLRHDGSVWSTDKDGILLCLLAAEILAVTGKTPSERYAELEDAFGSSAYQRVDAPATPEQKATLGRLAPESVTATTLAGEDITAKLSHAPGNGAAIGGLKVQTPHAWFAARPSGTEDVYKLYAESLRGPEHLAEVQAEARAVVSAALGD; encoded by the coding sequence ATGAGCAGCCGTGCCGGCCTCCCCGCGGAGGAAAGTGACCTGATCGACGTCGACGAGCTGATCGCCGCCTACTACGACCGCGTACCGAACCCGGACGTGGCGGCCGAACGGGTCGTGTTCGGCACCAGCGGCCATCGCGGCTCGTCTCTCACGAACAGCTTCAACGAGCACCACATCCTCGCCACCACACAGGCGATCGTCGACTACCGCGCGGCGCAGGGCATCACGGGACCGCTGTTCCTCGGTCGCGACACCCACGCCCTCTCCCTCCCCGCCGAGCGCAGCGCCATCGAGGTGCTGCTCGCGAACGGCGTCGATGTGCGCGTCGACGCCCGGGACTCCTGGGTGCCCACCCCCGCACTCAGCCACGCCATCCTCACCTACAACCGCGGGCGCGCCGCCGATGACCCGGGCCGGGCCGACGGCATCGTCGTGACCCCCTCGCACAACCCTCCCCGCGACGGCGGCTTCAAGTACAACCCGCCGCACGGCGGACCCGCCGACACGGACGCGACCGGCTGGATCGCCGACCGCGCCAACCAGCTCATCGCGGGCGGACTGTCCGACGTCCGGCGCGAGCGGTTCGCCGACGTGGACTGGGACGCGATCACCGGCTACGACTTCCGGGACGCGTACGTCCGCGACCTTCCCTCGATCATCGACTTCGAGGCGATCCGTCGCGCGGGCGTGCGGATCGGCGCCGATCCTCTGGGTGGCGCCTCCGTGGAGTACTGGTCGCTGATCGCGGAGATGCACGACATCGATCTGACGGTCGTGAACCCGGAGGTCGACCCCACCTGGCGCTTCATGACGCTCGACTGGGACGAGAAGATCCGGATGGACCCGTCCTCGCCCTCGGCCATGGCCGCCCTCGTGGCCAAGAAGGGCGACTACGACATCCTCACCGGGAACGACGCCGACGCGGATCGTCACGGCATCGTCACCCCCGACGCCGGGCTGATGAACCCGAACCACTACCTGGCCGTCGCGATCGACTACCTCTTCTCGCACCGCGAGCACTGGCCGCGCGACGCCGCGGTGGGCAAGACGCTCGTGTCGTCCATGATCATCGACCGGGTCGCGGAGTCGCTCGGTCGTCGCCTGCTGGAGGTGCCGGTCGGCTTCAAGTGGTTCGTGCCGGGGCTGCTCGACGGCTCCGTCGCGTTCGGCGGGGAGGAGTCTGCCGGCGCCTCCTTCCTCCGTCACGACGGCTCCGTGTGGTCCACCGACAAGGACGGCATCCTCCTCTGCCTGCTGGCGGCGGAGATCCTCGCCGTCACGGGCAAGACCCCGTCCGAGCGCTACGCCGAGCTGGAGGACGCCTTCGGGTCGTCCGCGTATCAGCGGGTCGATGCTCCGGCGACTCCCGAGCAGAAGGCCACCCTCGGCAGGCTCGCTCCCGAGTCGGTGACCGCGACCACCCTCGCCGGCGAGGACATCACGGCGAAGCTGTCGCACGCTCCCGGCAACGGCGCGGCGATCGGCGGGCTCAAGGTGCAGACGCCGCACGCGTGGTTCGCCGCCCGGCCGTCCGGCACGGAGGACGTCTACAAGCTCTACGCCGAGAGCCTGCGCGGCCCGGAGCACCTCGCCGAGGTGCAGGCCGAGGCCCGCGCCGTGGTGTCCGCCGCCCTCGGCGACTGA
- a CDS encoding ABC transporter ATP-binding protein, translating to MGTHVQQERDTAVTSTAPALEVTDLAITFASKRRQVTALEGVDLRVEEGEFLSIAGPSGCGKSTLLKAVAGLTAPSRGSIRLRGDEVRGPRQDIGYVFQRAALLEWRSVRGNILLQAEMRGMDMRKAQARADELIEMTGLTGFEKSLPHELSGGMQQRVSLCRALLHEPRVLLMDEPFGALDALTRERMNVELNRIWSATGTTVLLVTHSVAEAVYLASRVIVMGPRPGRILEEHRVDLPARRGYADVLETEEFHRVSSRVRELLGSSTDAD from the coding sequence ATGGGCACTCACGTTCAGCAGGAGCGCGACACCGCGGTCACGAGTACCGCGCCGGCGCTCGAGGTCACGGACCTCGCGATCACCTTCGCCTCCAAGCGACGCCAGGTCACGGCCCTCGAGGGCGTCGACCTGCGCGTCGAGGAGGGGGAGTTCCTCTCCATCGCCGGGCCCTCCGGCTGCGGCAAGTCCACCCTCCTGAAGGCCGTGGCCGGACTCACCGCTCCGAGCCGGGGGAGCATCCGTCTCCGCGGCGACGAGGTGCGCGGTCCGCGGCAGGACATCGGCTACGTGTTCCAGCGGGCGGCGCTGCTGGAGTGGCGCAGCGTCCGCGGCAACATCCTCCTGCAGGCCGAGATGCGCGGGATGGACATGCGCAAGGCTCAGGCCCGTGCCGACGAGCTCATCGAGATGACCGGGCTCACCGGCTTCGAGAAGTCGCTGCCGCATGAGCTCTCCGGCGGCATGCAGCAGCGGGTGTCGCTCTGCCGGGCGCTGTTGCACGAGCCGCGGGTGCTGCTCATGGACGAGCCGTTCGGTGCCCTCGACGCCCTCACGCGCGAGCGCATGAACGTCGAGCTCAACCGCATCTGGAGCGCCACCGGCACGACCGTGCTGCTCGTGACCCACTCGGTCGCGGAGGCCGTGTACCTCGCCAGTCGCGTGATCGTGATGGGGCCGCGCCCCGGACGGATCCTGGAGGAGCACCGCGTCGACCTCCCGGCCCGCCGCGGCTACGCCGATGTGCTGGAGACGGAGGAGTTCCACCGCGTCTCCAGCCGCGTCCGCGAGCTCCTCGGCTCCTCCACCGACGCCGACTGA
- a CDS encoding ABC transporter substrate-binding protein: MKKSGTILSSIALASAAVLALSGCGGTSAPAGSGDGGDGDDELTPVTLMLNWYPYGEHAAFYYGVDQGIFEEHGIDLTIKAGQGSTKTAQAVGQGQVDFGWADTPAVLANIDKGVGIKSVGVFLQTTPSAVQVFADSGISSPEDLKGKTIAVSAGDAPTTTFPMYLEAVGLDEGDVTQQNLDAAGKIAAMLSGKVDGLIGFAHDQGPTIADKSGKDVEYLRYSDAGLNFFSNGLIAPTDTIENDPELVEALVAATSEAFEAAQEDPEAAVAAMEGKDPQMPSQEVLLHQWEETIELLHTDATEGQAPGANATEDWESTLEVLSEAGLISGDGDVDTYFDDSFTPGK; encoded by the coding sequence TGAAGAAGTCAGGCACCATCCTCAGCTCGATCGCCCTCGCGTCCGCCGCGGTGCTCGCCCTCTCCGGATGCGGAGGAACCTCGGCGCCCGCCGGCTCCGGTGACGGCGGCGACGGCGACGACGAGCTCACGCCGGTCACCCTCATGCTCAACTGGTACCCGTACGGCGAGCACGCCGCGTTCTACTACGGCGTCGACCAGGGCATCTTCGAGGAGCACGGCATCGACCTCACGATCAAGGCCGGTCAGGGGTCGACGAAGACCGCGCAGGCCGTCGGGCAGGGGCAGGTCGACTTCGGCTGGGCGGACACCCCCGCCGTCCTCGCGAACATCGACAAGGGCGTCGGCATCAAGAGCGTCGGCGTCTTCCTGCAGACCACGCCGTCGGCCGTGCAGGTCTTCGCCGATTCCGGCATCTCCAGCCCCGAAGACCTCAAGGGCAAGACCATCGCGGTCTCTGCGGGCGATGCCCCGACCACCACCTTCCCGATGTACCTCGAGGCCGTGGGCCTGGACGAGGGCGACGTGACGCAGCAGAACCTCGACGCCGCGGGCAAGATCGCCGCCATGCTCTCGGGCAAGGTCGACGGCCTCATCGGCTTCGCCCACGACCAGGGTCCGACGATCGCCGACAAGAGCGGCAAGGACGTCGAGTACCTGCGCTACTCCGACGCCGGGCTGAACTTCTTCAGCAACGGCCTCATCGCCCCGACCGACACCATCGAGAACGACCCGGAGCTCGTCGAGGCGCTGGTCGCAGCGACCTCCGAGGCCTTCGAGGCCGCGCAGGAGGACCCGGAGGCGGCGGTCGCCGCGATGGAGGGCAAGGACCCGCAGATGCCGTCGCAGGAGGTGCTGCTCCACCAGTGGGAGGAGACCATCGAGCTGCTCCACACCGACGCCACCGAGGGCCAGGCGCCCGGCGCGAACGCCACCGAGGACTGGGAGTCCACGCTGGAGGTGCTGTCCGAGGCCGGGCTCATCTCGGGCGACGGCGACGTGGACACCTACTTCGACGACTCGTTCACCCCCGGCAAGTGA